A DNA window from Methanothermobacter sp. contains the following coding sequences:
- a CDS encoding phosphopantetheine adenylyltransferase, whose product MKVKKYSLVAVGGTFDRFHKGHRRLLDEAFRVGNTVMIGVTSDEFASAKGDDIEPCSVRMKNLEDYLSDKDTEYHIMRLEDPYGTTVTDERFDAIVVSRETEPVAHEINEIRKRKGFRELDIITIDMVPADDGIPISSTRIRRGEIDRMGHLLERIRHAIKRKRNR is encoded by the coding sequence ATGAAGGTAAAGAAGTACTCACTTGTTGCTGTTGGAGGCACCTTTGACAGATTTCATAAGGGCCACAGAAGGCTCCTTGATGAGGCATTCCGTGTAGGGAATACTGTGATGATTGGTGTAACATCAGATGAATTTGCATCTGCAAAGGGAGACGATATAGAACCCTGCAGTGTCAGAATGAAGAACCTTGAGGATTATCTTTCAGACAAGGATACCGAGTACCATATAATGAGACTGGAGGACCCCTACGGCACCACGGTTACTGATGAACGATTCGATGCCATAGTGGTGAGCAGGGAGACCGAGCCGGTTGCCCATGAGATAAATGAGATAAGAAAAAGAAAGGGGTTCAGGGAACTTGATATCATAACCATTGACATGGTACCTGCAGATGATGGTATCCCCATCTCATCCACAAGGATAAGGAGGGGGGAGATAGACAGGATGGGCCATTTACTTGAGAGGATACGACATGCCATAAAGAGGAAAAGAAATAGGTGA